A single genomic interval of Arthrobacter methylotrophus harbors:
- a CDS encoding glucose 1-dehydrogenase, with product MGNFKGKTALVTGGGSGLGEAISKDLAKNGVNIVVVDINLDGATRVANEITAAGGTAVPFQANTAIAEDSKKAVDFAVATYGALNYAVNNAGIGGANAPVGDVDIADWDRVIAINLSGVLYGMRYQIPAILAAGASEGAIVNMASIHGTVAAPGNAAYTAAKHGVVGLTKNAAAEYGAQGLRVNAIGPGYIDTPLLAAAPKEVVNGLEAKHPLGRLGRPEEVANVTTFLLSDKASFMTGSYVLVDGGYTAV from the coding sequence ATGGGTAACTTCAAAGGCAAGACAGCGCTCGTCACCGGCGGAGGTTCAGGACTCGGGGAAGCGATCAGCAAGGACCTCGCGAAGAACGGTGTCAACATCGTTGTCGTGGACATCAACCTCGACGGTGCCACGCGTGTGGCCAACGAGATCACGGCCGCAGGCGGCACTGCCGTTCCGTTCCAGGCCAACACAGCGATCGCCGAGGACAGCAAGAAGGCCGTCGACTTCGCGGTCGCGACTTATGGCGCACTCAACTATGCCGTCAACAACGCAGGCATCGGCGGCGCCAACGCTCCAGTCGGCGACGTCGACATTGCGGATTGGGACCGGGTCATCGCCATCAACTTGAGCGGAGTCCTCTATGGAATGCGATACCAGATCCCGGCCATCCTTGCCGCGGGTGCCTCCGAAGGCGCCATCGTGAACATGGCCTCGATCCACGGCACCGTCGCCGCTCCCGGCAACGCCGCTTATACCGCGGCGAAGCACGGCGTCGTGGGCCTGACCAAGAATGCTGCGGCTGAATATGGAGCCCAGGGGCTGCGCGTCAACGCGATCGGGCCCGGCTATATCGATACGCCGCTGCTGGCCGCTGCGCCGAAAGAAGTCGTCAACGGGCTCGAGGCTAAGCATCCGCTTGGCCGCCTGGGTCGGCCGGAGGAAGTCGCGAACGTCACCACCTTCCTCCTGTCGGACAAGGCCAGTTTCATGACCGGATCGTACGTACTCGTCGACGGCGGCTACACCGCCGTCTAA
- a CDS encoding helix-turn-helix transcriptional regulator — MSQTPFYRVVDAASLGRAISDARKEASLTQQDLADRLGTARRTIVRLEHGEAVSIVVAMDAIRVLGRDVALVPRFAKLQVKA, encoded by the coding sequence ATGTCACAAACTCCGTTCTACCGGGTTGTCGACGCAGCCTCCCTGGGGCGGGCCATCAGCGATGCCCGAAAGGAAGCGTCCCTGACCCAACAAGATCTGGCGGACCGGCTCGGCACCGCCCGACGGACTATTGTCAGGCTCGAGCACGGCGAAGCAGTCTCAATCGTTGTCGCCATGGACGCCATCCGGGTGCTAGGCCGCGACGTCGCCCTGGTCCCCCGGTTCGCGAAGCTACAGGTCAAGGCGTGA
- a CDS encoding type II toxin-antitoxin system HipA family toxin — MSPRSKSLDVFLYGEHVGILSGSGLRMSFRYDPDVVAEYGASSILLSLSLPVDRKKIDGTAVYNYFDGLLPEGQLRSHLASESGLSTPDALGLLAILGADCAGAVQALPAGTSPDGPAGLQSMTVDEVVGLVEALPTWDLPDDFAVTASLGGIQSKVLLSRHGDGWAWPGRGAVSTHIIKPEPLDSPVPHLLASEDWALKVATAAGLPAAQTHLETFGSRQAIVVTRYDRTPDGGRLHQEDFTQALALASTSKYETSTAPPSRLTQLVRAAAPHTRDDREFRRALLRAITFNLVIGNGDAHSKNYSLLIRDGGEVLLAPLYDIAPTLLLYARSNNAGHVVGGQSRLNYLTLDHVIREGASWGMDAGEARATAVTVLESAATAAAKVPAPEEIGFLSELVAARAGELLEGGTARRALAGQTPAAT, encoded by the coding sequence GTGAGCCCGCGGAGCAAGAGCCTCGACGTATTCCTGTATGGGGAACACGTCGGCATCCTGAGCGGGTCTGGCCTGAGGATGTCCTTCCGCTACGACCCTGACGTCGTCGCCGAGTACGGCGCTTCCTCCATTCTGTTGTCCCTGTCGCTCCCAGTGGACCGGAAGAAGATCGACGGGACCGCGGTGTACAACTACTTTGACGGACTCCTGCCGGAGGGTCAGCTCCGTTCGCATCTCGCTTCAGAAAGCGGACTCTCGACCCCTGATGCCCTGGGGCTGCTCGCCATCCTGGGCGCCGACTGCGCCGGCGCCGTCCAGGCGCTCCCGGCAGGCACGTCCCCTGATGGCCCGGCCGGCTTACAGTCGATGACGGTCGATGAGGTCGTCGGCCTCGTCGAGGCGCTGCCCACCTGGGACTTGCCCGATGACTTCGCGGTTACCGCTTCGCTGGGCGGCATTCAGTCGAAGGTGCTGCTCAGCCGACACGGTGACGGCTGGGCCTGGCCGGGCCGCGGGGCAGTGTCCACACACATCATCAAACCGGAGCCGCTCGATTCGCCGGTGCCGCACCTGCTCGCCTCGGAAGACTGGGCCCTGAAGGTGGCCACTGCCGCCGGACTGCCCGCCGCACAAACGCATCTGGAGACGTTCGGGTCCCGCCAGGCGATCGTCGTGACCCGATACGACCGGACTCCGGACGGTGGCCGGCTGCACCAGGAAGACTTCACCCAGGCTCTGGCGCTGGCCAGCACCTCCAAGTATGAAACCTCCACTGCGCCGCCGTCCCGCCTGACCCAGCTCGTGCGAGCCGCTGCACCGCACACCAGGGACGACCGGGAGTTCCGGCGCGCGCTGCTGCGGGCCATCACCTTCAACCTCGTGATCGGAAACGGGGATGCGCACTCGAAAAACTATTCACTACTGATTCGGGACGGAGGCGAAGTTTTGCTCGCCCCGCTCTACGACATCGCCCCCACCCTGCTGCTCTACGCCCGGAGCAACAACGCCGGCCACGTCGTGGGAGGCCAATCAAGGCTGAACTACCTCACCCTGGATCATGTCATCCGGGAAGGTGCGTCGTGGGGCATGGATGCCGGGGAGGCGCGCGCGACGGCGGTAACCGTGCTGGAGTCGGCTGCCACCGCGGCGGCCAAGGTGCCCGCACCGGAGGAGATCGGCTTCCTGAGCGAACTCGTCGCAGCCCGGGCCGGCGAACTCCTTGAGGGCGGGACGGCCCGCCGCGCCCTTGCCGGTCAGACGCCGGCGGCCACCTGA
- a CDS encoding APC family permease, with protein sequence MTQMTRQSARKAVEAHDPAGTEHGITGKGLKTGQLGLLAVVVLGISSVAPAYSLTSSLGPAVNAVGLQLPAIFIVAFIPMILVAFAYRELNADSPDSGTTFTWSTKAFGPFIGWMGGWGLLAANIIVLSNLAGVAVDFFYLFLAQVFGNPDLADLTSNKALNIATCLAFVALAVWVSYRGLHATKLVQYAMVGFQVVVLGIFVIMALTHASSGDTPTALAFSWDWFDPTKISSFEQFAAGMSLAVFVYWGWDVCLTVNEETKGGKGTAGKAGTTTAIAVLGLYVAVIVATMMVAGVGGNGIGLNNPDNQSNIFAALASPVMGPLAILMSLAVLAGTASSLQSTMASPARSLLAMGHYGALPHKFSTVSKRFGSPGYATIMAGAISGGFYAIMKVVSENVLNDTILALGLMICFYYGMTAFACAWYFRHSVFSSVRNFFMRLLFPVIGGVVLTLVFIQTAVDSWSPSFGSGSEIFGIGLVFIIGVGLLALGVVVMVVMARVRPGFFRGETLRKDTPALVVPE encoded by the coding sequence ATGACTCAAATGACCCGCCAAAGCGCAAGGAAAGCCGTGGAAGCCCACGATCCTGCCGGCACCGAACACGGCATCACCGGCAAGGGACTCAAGACGGGGCAGCTGGGGCTCCTCGCCGTCGTCGTCCTTGGCATTTCCTCCGTGGCACCCGCCTATAGCCTGACCAGCTCGCTTGGCCCGGCAGTCAACGCCGTGGGCTTGCAGCTGCCCGCCATCTTCATCGTTGCGTTCATCCCGATGATCCTCGTCGCATTCGCTTACCGCGAGCTCAACGCAGACTCTCCGGATAGCGGCACCACCTTCACCTGGAGCACCAAGGCATTCGGCCCGTTCATCGGGTGGATGGGCGGCTGGGGGCTCCTCGCCGCGAACATCATTGTCCTGTCCAACCTGGCTGGCGTCGCGGTGGACTTCTTCTACCTCTTCCTTGCCCAGGTGTTCGGCAATCCTGATCTTGCCGACCTGACGTCCAACAAAGCGTTGAACATCGCCACCTGCCTGGCCTTCGTAGCGCTGGCTGTCTGGGTCAGCTATCGCGGCCTGCACGCCACCAAACTCGTGCAGTACGCCATGGTGGGGTTCCAGGTGGTGGTGTTGGGAATCTTCGTCATTATGGCCCTCACCCACGCCTCATCCGGTGACACCCCCACCGCGCTCGCATTCAGCTGGGATTGGTTTGATCCGACGAAGATCAGCAGCTTCGAGCAATTCGCGGCGGGCATGTCCCTGGCGGTCTTCGTCTACTGGGGCTGGGACGTCTGCCTGACGGTCAATGAAGAGACCAAGGGTGGCAAGGGCACCGCCGGCAAGGCTGGAACCACCACGGCGATTGCCGTCCTGGGACTTTACGTTGCAGTGATCGTCGCCACCATGATGGTCGCTGGCGTGGGTGGCAACGGCATCGGGCTGAACAACCCGGACAACCAGTCCAACATCTTTGCCGCACTGGCCTCACCCGTGATGGGCCCACTGGCCATCTTGATGTCCTTGGCCGTGCTCGCAGGCACAGCATCGTCCCTGCAGTCCACCATGGCCTCCCCTGCCCGAAGCCTGCTTGCCATGGGGCACTACGGCGCCCTTCCGCACAAATTCTCCACCGTCAGCAAGCGCTTCGGTTCCCCGGGCTACGCAACCATCATGGCCGGGGCGATCTCAGGAGGGTTCTACGCCATCATGAAGGTCGTCAGCGAAAACGTCCTCAACGACACCATCTTGGCGCTGGGCCTGATGATCTGCTTCTACTACGGGATGACCGCCTTTGCCTGCGCTTGGTACTTCCGGCACAGCGTGTTCAGCAGCGTCCGCAACTTCTTCATGCGCCTGCTTTTCCCGGTGATCGGCGGCGTGGTGCTCACATTGGTCTTCATCCAGACGGCAGTGGATAGCTGGTCCCCGTCCTTCGGCAGCGGTTCCGAAATCTTTGGAATCGGCTTGGTGTTCATCATCGGCGTGGGGCTTCTGGCCCTCGGCGTGGTGGTCATGGTGGTCATGGCCCGCGTCCGGCCCGGTTTCTTCCGCGGCGAGACCCTTCGCAAGGACACTCCGGCCCTCGTCGTGCCGGAATAG
- a CDS encoding FtsX-like permease family protein: protein MMILKLVTTELLVAWRLWAGAFVVALFAALIACVCAGDFSTAGVTPASEDPGGLINHAIIFMSFNVPVVIGALNVLLTYIVDLQRSRYALWQLAGVGPRTIRSVILLQATLLGLAAFAIALLLAAPTLNLFLNTLSAPIRSEAAPLRHVTLGVFELSIAFVLFMAVVVLSALGAARKASRTPILAAIRTPEIINAPLSRTRVVLAVTFLALTLASIVLKEVSGSGWFDFAQLLILVAFLFAAPWVAERVMYFWVGLIRGRSDSWFIARESAKYNVTRSHAGITLMVVAMGLAIVTGYIGLWSEPKYMAIGLAIFGAPIGLVLFAGVATIIMTSGHRRRDTALLAISGGTRAVALTAAALESLIITLTAGFISLVMALPAVIWPQSSVGPLSALAPIPFVLVLGYVLMFITTSRPVIQSSRNTLATELRLAVI from the coding sequence ATGATGATCCTGAAACTGGTTACCACCGAACTGCTCGTCGCCTGGCGGCTCTGGGCCGGTGCGTTCGTCGTCGCCCTCTTCGCGGCGCTCATCGCCTGCGTGTGCGCCGGCGACTTCTCGACCGCCGGCGTCACTCCAGCGAGCGAGGATCCGGGAGGTTTGATCAATCACGCGATCATCTTCATGAGCTTCAACGTGCCAGTGGTGATCGGCGCCTTGAACGTGCTGCTGACATACATCGTCGATCTGCAACGCTCCCGCTACGCCCTGTGGCAGCTGGCCGGAGTCGGCCCGCGCACGATCCGTTCCGTGATCCTTCTGCAGGCCACTCTTCTAGGGCTTGCCGCGTTCGCCATTGCATTGCTCCTGGCCGCGCCCACCCTGAACTTGTTCCTCAACACACTCTCGGCGCCGATCCGCTCCGAGGCCGCCCCTCTCCGTCATGTGACTCTGGGGGTCTTCGAGCTGTCGATCGCCTTCGTTCTGTTCATGGCTGTCGTCGTGCTGAGCGCATTGGGCGCGGCCCGAAAGGCCAGCCGCACCCCGATCCTCGCCGCGATCCGCACTCCTGAGATCATCAACGCACCCTTGTCCAGGACGCGCGTCGTTCTCGCGGTGACCTTCTTGGCTCTCACGCTTGCCTCAATCGTGCTCAAAGAGGTCAGCGGGTCAGGATGGTTTGACTTCGCCCAGCTCCTGATCCTGGTCGCTTTCCTCTTCGCCGCACCGTGGGTGGCGGAGCGTGTCATGTATTTCTGGGTCGGACTGATCCGCGGTCGCTCGGACAGCTGGTTCATCGCTCGCGAATCAGCAAAATACAACGTCACCCGCAGCCACGCCGGAATCACCCTCATGGTCGTTGCCATGGGACTCGCGATCGTGACCGGCTACATCGGACTGTGGAGCGAACCCAAGTACATGGCCATCGGACTTGCTATTTTCGGGGCACCCATCGGGCTCGTGCTCTTTGCCGGTGTCGCAACGATCATCATGACCTCAGGACACCGACGGCGGGACACCGCGCTCCTCGCGATTTCCGGAGGAACCCGAGCCGTCGCCCTCACCGCCGCAGCGTTGGAATCTCTCATCATCACGCTCACCGCGGGGTTCATTTCCCTTGTCATGGCACTACCCGCCGTCATCTGGCCGCAATCTAGCGTAGGTCCTCTCAGCGCACTCGCACCCATCCCGTTCGTCCTCGTCCTGGGATACGTCCTCATGTTCATCACCACCTCCCGCCCCGTGATCCAGTCGAGCCGCAACACCCTCGCGACAGAACTCCGGCTCGCCGTCATCTGA
- a CDS encoding ABC transporter ATP-binding protein: MNTVLTTRNISKSFGSGSGAAPVDVLKGISLSVQLGEMVTIVGPSGSGKSTLMQCMSGLDAVTAGEVTIAGTDIGALDPDQAAEFRRDNIAFVFQSYNLIPAFTAFDNVALAMRMSRGTVDRTAVTSALNSVGLGEVSDRRPGQLSGGQQQRVAIARALATSPHLLFADEPTGALDSEAGSRVLRLLRDYASEGRSVVMVTHDLEAAALGDRVLVMRDGQIHGELHSPTVTDVLDAVEHARRS; this comes from the coding sequence ATGAATACTGTTCTGACAACCCGCAATATTTCCAAGTCGTTCGGTAGTGGTTCCGGCGCGGCCCCGGTTGACGTCCTGAAGGGTATTTCGCTCAGTGTTCAACTCGGCGAAATGGTGACGATTGTCGGGCCGAGCGGCTCGGGCAAGTCGACGCTCATGCAGTGCATGTCGGGCCTGGACGCGGTCACTGCGGGGGAGGTGACCATCGCTGGTACGGACATCGGCGCCTTGGACCCCGATCAGGCGGCCGAGTTCCGACGGGACAACATCGCCTTCGTCTTCCAGTCCTACAACCTGATTCCGGCCTTCACCGCGTTCGACAATGTGGCGCTCGCAATGCGCATGTCCCGTGGCACCGTCGACCGAACCGCAGTGACGTCAGCATTGAATTCGGTCGGCCTGGGCGAGGTGTCCGATCGGCGGCCGGGGCAGCTGTCGGGCGGGCAGCAACAGCGCGTCGCGATCGCGCGGGCCTTGGCGACTTCTCCGCACCTGCTGTTCGCCGATGAGCCGACGGGAGCGCTCGATTCGGAAGCCGGCAGCCGGGTGTTGCGGCTGCTGCGCGACTATGCCTCCGAGGGGAGGAGCGTGGTGATGGTGACACACGATCTCGAAGCGGCTGCGCTCGGCGACCGGGTGCTGGTCATGCGCGACGGGCAGATCCACGGTGAACTCCACAGCCCGACTGTGACCGACGTCCTCGACGCGGTCGAGCACGCTCGGAGGTCATGA
- a CDS encoding DUF4193 domain-containing protein has product MATDYDAPRKTEEESPAESLEALQASRGSGAQTAVIDVDENDTAEGIDLPGADLSGEELTVIVVPEQSDEFTCSSCFLVRHRSQIALEKNGLKYCRDCEG; this is encoded by the coding sequence ATGGCTACCGACTACGACGCCCCACGCAAGACCGAAGAAGAGTCTCCCGCCGAATCGCTCGAGGCCCTTCAGGCGTCACGCGGCTCCGGTGCCCAGACCGCTGTGATCGACGTCGACGAGAACGACACAGCCGAGGGCATCGACCTTCCGGGTGCCGATCTGTCCGGTGAGGAACTGACCGTCATCGTTGTCCCGGAGCAGTCCGATGAATTTACGTGTTCCTCATGCTTCCTGGTCCGCCACCGCTCGCAAATCGCGCTGGAAAAGAATGGCCTCAAGTACTGCCGCGACTGCGAAGGCTAA
- a CDS encoding response regulator: MIRTLVVDDDFRVARIHASRVAKIEGYECVGEAHTAAEAREAVQRLKPDLLLLDVYLPDEDGISLLRSLQAAGEKLDAVMITAARDLETVRAAMRGGAVYYLVKPFGFEQLQTQLEAYRRWRREAESRTVADQATVDQLFSLRRTAAPAQGPRRLPPTMQKVLDMVVHSTEPLGASEIAGSVGISRPTAQRYLSELERKGLVDLHLAYGATGRPVNTYVPRKG, from the coding sequence ATGATCCGCACCTTGGTAGTCGACGACGACTTCCGCGTAGCGCGCATCCACGCCAGCCGCGTGGCCAAAATCGAGGGATACGAATGCGTGGGCGAAGCACACACTGCGGCCGAAGCCCGGGAAGCCGTGCAGCGGCTCAAGCCTGACCTGCTTCTCCTCGATGTGTACCTCCCCGACGAAGACGGAATCAGCTTATTGCGGTCCCTCCAGGCGGCAGGAGAAAAGCTCGACGCCGTCATGATCACCGCTGCCCGCGATCTTGAGACCGTCCGGGCTGCCATGCGCGGGGGAGCTGTGTACTACCTCGTCAAACCGTTTGGCTTCGAACAACTCCAAACCCAGCTGGAGGCTTATCGGCGCTGGCGGCGGGAGGCGGAATCCCGGACTGTGGCCGACCAGGCGACGGTGGACCAGCTCTTCAGCCTGCGCCGGACGGCTGCCCCGGCCCAAGGACCCCGGCGCCTGCCACCCACCATGCAAAAAGTCCTCGACATGGTGGTTCACTCCACGGAGCCCTTGGGTGCCTCGGAGATCGCGGGCAGCGTCGGAATCAGCCGCCCCACGGCCCAGCGCTACCTCAGCGAACTCGAACGCAAAGGACTCGTTGACCTGCATTTGGCCTATGGCGCGACCGGGCGGCCGGTGAACACGTACGTGCCCCGCAAAGGGTGA
- a CDS encoding sensor histidine kinase, which translates to MHIGLRARWKARPLASQILVWLLCILFVTVTLGALLYTQISNQTLEDQYRLRALGIATTVAQMPEIVTSLGNGDPTHSIQAIATKVQSQAQPDYVVVTDRKGVRYSHPNPALIGQTLEEPVAVLDGQTHVGIDQGSLGASVNAKAPVRAADGTVVGQVSVGILVTTESSELAKQALLIAGYSAVVLVISAMGSALLARRIKRVTFDLEPVEIASLLQEREALLHGIREAMIGFDDDGRVTVINSEARSLLHLEENALGEKIEDLLPPGRLRSLLTGQISGTDQVVITEDALLVVNRMSVALAGRSIGSVVTLRDRTEVEGLVRDLRSVEGLMEALRAQEHEYANRLHVVDGLLELGDVDQARNFVSRISDTSRSLGEGLRSRIEPPELAALLLAKITVAAEQDVEISVTDDSQLRQPFLETQALLTIVGNLLDNAVEILAEQPTPREVTIQLDDSSGIFICVTDNGPGVPAELVGTITADGFTTKEPRPGMRRGIGLALVSRIVHRAGGTMDVFPGPGGRFEIWLPEPRSESETPVMTGKSIE; encoded by the coding sequence GTGCACATAGGGTTGCGCGCGCGCTGGAAGGCTCGGCCCCTTGCCTCCCAGATTCTCGTGTGGTTGCTCTGCATCCTTTTCGTGACAGTGACTTTGGGCGCGCTTCTCTACACCCAGATCAGCAACCAGACGCTCGAAGATCAGTACAGGCTCCGGGCGCTGGGGATTGCCACGACCGTGGCGCAGATGCCCGAAATCGTGACATCGCTGGGCAACGGCGATCCCACACACTCGATCCAGGCCATCGCGACGAAAGTCCAGTCCCAAGCACAACCGGACTACGTCGTCGTCACCGACCGGAAAGGTGTTAGATACTCCCATCCGAATCCAGCACTCATCGGACAAACCCTGGAAGAACCTGTCGCCGTCCTCGACGGGCAGACCCATGTCGGCATAGACCAAGGCAGCCTGGGAGCCTCCGTCAATGCCAAGGCGCCGGTACGCGCGGCGGACGGGACCGTCGTCGGGCAGGTTTCAGTGGGGATCCTAGTGACCACGGAGAGCAGCGAGCTCGCCAAACAGGCGTTGCTCATTGCCGGTTATTCAGCCGTGGTGCTCGTCATCAGCGCCATGGGTTCGGCATTGTTGGCGCGCAGGATCAAGCGGGTCACCTTCGATCTCGAGCCGGTGGAGATTGCGTCCCTCCTGCAAGAGCGCGAAGCCCTGCTGCACGGCATCCGCGAAGCGATGATCGGGTTCGACGACGACGGCCGGGTCACCGTTATCAACTCTGAGGCGCGCTCCCTGCTGCACCTCGAGGAAAACGCGCTGGGAGAGAAGATCGAGGACCTTCTGCCGCCCGGAAGGCTCCGTTCTTTGCTGACCGGCCAGATCAGCGGAACGGACCAGGTGGTCATCACTGAGGATGCCTTGCTCGTAGTGAACCGGATGTCCGTTGCCTTGGCTGGAAGGAGCATAGGCTCGGTAGTGACGCTGCGTGACCGTACCGAGGTCGAGGGCCTGGTGCGTGACCTTCGCTCGGTCGAAGGCCTGATGGAGGCTTTGCGTGCCCAGGAACATGAATACGCGAACCGGCTCCACGTGGTGGACGGACTCCTGGAACTCGGCGACGTGGACCAGGCAAGAAACTTCGTGTCACGGATTTCGGACACCTCTCGATCGCTTGGCGAGGGCTTGCGCTCGCGGATCGAGCCGCCGGAGCTCGCGGCGCTATTGCTCGCCAAAATCACCGTGGCTGCGGAGCAGGATGTCGAAATATCGGTGACTGACGACTCGCAGCTGCGCCAACCATTCCTGGAGACTCAAGCTCTGCTGACGATCGTTGGAAACCTGCTGGACAACGCCGTCGAAATCCTTGCTGAACAACCCACGCCACGCGAGGTGACCATCCAGCTGGACGATTCCTCGGGCATTTTCATCTGCGTGACGGACAATGGGCCCGGTGTTCCCGCAGAATTGGTGGGCACGATCACCGCCGATGGATTCACCACCAAGGAACCGCGGCCAGGAATGCGGCGCGGGATAGGCCTTGCGCTGGTAAGCAGGATCGTTCACCGGGCAGGAGGCACCATGGATGTTTTCCCGGGCCCCGGGGGACGCTTCGAAATCTGGTTGCCGGAACCCCGCTCGGAGTCCGAAACCCCGGTCATGACAGGAAAATCAATCGAATGA
- a CDS encoding ABC transporter ATP-binding protein codes for MNANHPHRPPGAPEDAAGIDIVGLTKRYLTPKHETFTAIRDVTLRVEPGQFCAIVGPTGCGKSTTLAQVSGLERPSAGSVRVHDQIVDGITNGVSYMFQADALFPWKTVLGNVLIGPVLLGTPKREATLLARDWLRRVGLAGFEDRYPHQLSGGMRKRVAMAAALINNPRILLMDEPFGALDVQTKAIMQNELLQLWEELRPSVLFITHDLDEAVALADKVVIMTSSPGTIKDVFDIDLPRPRGDVQKIRHEERFLELQGQIWESLKDEVTRAYKQSAGAAA; via the coding sequence ATGAATGCTAACCACCCCCATCGGCCGCCCGGGGCCCCCGAAGACGCCGCGGGCATCGACATTGTCGGGTTGACCAAGCGTTATCTCACTCCCAAGCATGAGACATTCACTGCCATCCGCGATGTGACGCTCCGGGTCGAACCCGGCCAGTTCTGTGCGATCGTCGGGCCGACGGGCTGCGGCAAGTCCACCACGCTGGCTCAGGTTTCCGGACTGGAGCGGCCAAGCGCCGGCTCCGTGCGAGTCCACGATCAGATCGTTGACGGCATCACCAACGGTGTCAGCTACATGTTCCAAGCGGATGCGCTCTTCCCCTGGAAGACCGTCCTCGGAAACGTCCTGATCGGCCCGGTCCTGCTCGGGACGCCCAAGCGGGAAGCAACCTTGCTCGCGAGGGACTGGCTGCGCCGCGTGGGTCTGGCCGGTTTCGAGGACCGGTATCCGCACCAGTTGTCCGGCGGCATGCGCAAGCGTGTGGCCATGGCCGCGGCGCTGATCAACAACCCGCGGATCCTGCTGATGGATGAGCCGTTCGGCGCTCTCGACGTGCAGACCAAGGCCATCATGCAGAACGAATTGCTGCAGCTCTGGGAGGAACTGCGCCCCTCCGTCCTGTTCATCACGCACGATCTCGACGAGGCAGTGGCCCTTGCGGACAAGGTAGTCATCATGACCAGCAGCCCCGGCACGATCAAGGACGTCTTCGACATCGACCTTCCCAGGCCGCGTGGAGATGTCCAGAAGATCCGCCACGAGGAGCGATTCCTGGAGCTTCAGGGCCAGATCTGGGAGTCCCTGAAGGACGAAGTCACCCGGGCCTACAAGCAATCGGCAGGTGCAGCAGCATGA
- a CDS encoding ABC transporter permease produces MTATMHKGAPVQKQEKEQAQASELKVSARRAMTRRTTWVWAGRAILAAIVIGGWQWFTTEGWVDKFFFGQPSEIWNSLVKLFTEGTAFGTIWENLWVTMQEAIYGFLLGTLVGVVLGILLGSNKYLSEVVGPYIRIVNSIPRIVLGSIFIVAFGLGVFPKVLLAAVLVFFVVFFNAFQGVREVDQNLVGNVRVLGASPLQVAIHVTIPSAMTWIIASLHTAFGFAIIGALVAEVLGAQQGIGLIISQAQGTFDPNTVFACMVIIAVITLGAEYLIALLEHTLLKWRPPNRSEAQAI; encoded by the coding sequence ATGACTGCCACAATGCATAAAGGTGCTCCCGTGCAAAAACAAGAGAAAGAGCAAGCGCAGGCGAGCGAGCTCAAGGTTTCCGCCCGGCGCGCCATGACGCGCCGCACCACGTGGGTTTGGGCCGGCCGTGCCATCCTCGCGGCCATCGTGATCGGTGGCTGGCAGTGGTTCACGACGGAGGGCTGGGTGGACAAGTTTTTCTTCGGCCAGCCCTCCGAAATCTGGAACAGCCTGGTCAAGCTCTTCACTGAGGGCACGGCATTCGGCACCATCTGGGAGAACCTCTGGGTCACCATGCAGGAAGCAATCTACGGCTTCCTGCTCGGCACGCTCGTCGGCGTCGTGCTCGGGATCCTCCTGGGCTCGAACAAGTACCTGTCGGAAGTTGTGGGCCCGTACATCCGGATAGTGAACTCCATCCCCCGAATCGTGCTCGGTTCCATCTTCATCGTGGCGTTCGGCCTCGGAGTATTCCCGAAGGTGCTGCTCGCGGCGGTTCTGGTCTTCTTCGTCGTCTTCTTCAACGCCTTCCAGGGCGTCCGTGAAGTCGACCAGAACCTGGTCGGAAACGTGCGGGTCCTGGGTGCATCGCCGCTTCAGGTAGCGATCCACGTGACAATTCCCTCGGCCATGACCTGGATCATCGCGAGCTTGCACACTGCATTCGGCTTCGCAATCATCGGCGCACTCGTTGCTGAAGTGCTCGGCGCCCAGCAGGGAATCGGCCTGATCATCAGCCAGGCACAGGGGACCTTCGATCCGAACACAGTCTTCGCCTGCATGGTGATCATCGCAGTGATCACGCTCGGCGCGGAATACCTCATCGCCCTGCTAGAGCACACGCTTCTCAAATGGCGGCCGCCAAACCGTTCCGAAGCGCAGGCGATCTGA